TAAAAGAGTTGCCAAGGTTTTCTTGAGCTGTGTTCGCGGAACAATTGTGTCAACGAACCCATGCTCTTGAAGGTATTCAGCCGTCTGGAAGTTGTCCGGAAGCTTCTCCCTCAGGGTCTGTTCAATCACTCTCCGACCGGCAAAGCCGATCAGAGCCTTGGGTTCGGCAAGGATTAAATCTCCGAGCATCGCGAAGCTCGCTGTCACGCCTCCGGTGGTGGGGTGCGTCAACAAAGGCATGTACAGCACACCCGCTTCCCGATGGCGTTCCAGGGCTCCTGAAATCTTGGCCATCTGCATGAGGCTCAGCATGCCTTCCTGCATGCGCGCACCCCCTGAGGCGCAAACAATCAGCAGGGGCAGGCGCTGGGCTGTGGCAGCTTCGATCAGACGGGTGATCTTCTCCCCCACAACGGAGCCCATGGATCCCCCCATGAAACGGAAATCCATAACAGCAAG
Above is a window of Synechococcus sp. BIOS-U3-1 DNA encoding:
- the accD gene encoding acetyl-CoA carboxylase, carboxyltransferase subunit beta, giving the protein MSLFDWFADRRKGQSVVKVAQEPEEGDGLWSKCPECSQVVYRKDLLANASVCGNCSYHHRIFSAERIAIIADEGSFEPLDEDLTPTDPLGFKDRRAYADRLRETQASTGLRDGVITGLCRVDDIPMALAVMDFRFMGGSMGSVVGEKITRLIEAATAQRLPLLIVCASGGARMQEGMLSLMQMAKISGALERHREAGVLYMPLLTHPTTGGVTASFAMLGDLILAEPKALIGFAGRRVIEQTLREKLPDNFQTAEYLQEHGFVDTIVPRTQLKKTLATLLSLHGCRPEVAVKA